The Winogradskyella schleiferi genome has a window encoding:
- a CDS encoding peptidase domain-containing ABC transporter, with product MAEKKTVMSPWQRLVGLLKLEKRDVLQVIYYAIFSGFLALTLPLGIQAIINLIQGAQVSTSWIILVILVTVGVAFVGILQLMQMRIIETIQQRIFTRASFEFTYRFPKLKMDELRNSYPPELANRFFDTLNIQKGLAKILVDIPAAILQIVFALILLSFYHPFFIAFGILLLILIYIVFKFTAKKGMDTSLMESKNKYKVAHWIQEVARAVVSFKLSGKTSLAIEKNDELVNEYLVARESHFRILVIQFIQMIGFKVIVTAGLLLIGGLLVLNQEMNIGQFVAAEIIILLVIASVEKLILGLESFYDVLTSLEKMGQVVDKELEMQEGDKPEFKNDFNIELDNVSYKVPDKDDAIIKDVSLVIKPKSRLLVKGESGSGKSSLLRLIGGIIEPTYGKVYLDKFMLRNVNLNHYRSHLGLSLADETPFEGTIRENITFGNPDVSDEQLMWAIENVGLYQFIKESSKGLNTILYPEGKQISFTIAKKIVLARAIVNKPKVLILEDPLEHFEAKEVKKIISFLTSDDNPWALVVVSMSNDWSQSCTQVVTLKKGEII from the coding sequence ATGGCAGAAAAAAAAACAGTAATGTCTCCTTGGCAAAGGCTAGTGGGTCTTTTAAAATTAGAGAAAAGAGATGTTTTACAGGTCATCTACTACGCCATTTTTTCTGGCTTTTTAGCACTTACATTGCCTTTGGGAATACAGGCTATAATCAATTTAATACAAGGTGCTCAGGTAAGTACGTCCTGGATTATTCTTGTCATTCTGGTAACCGTAGGTGTTGCATTTGTAGGAATATTGCAATTAATGCAAATGCGAATTATTGAAACTATTCAACAACGTATTTTTACAAGGGCCTCTTTTGAATTTACCTATCGTTTTCCAAAGCTAAAGATGGATGAGTTACGCAACAGTTATCCACCTGAATTGGCAAATCGATTTTTTGATACTTTGAATATCCAAAAAGGTTTGGCTAAGATTTTAGTGGATATTCCTGCGGCAATTCTCCAAATCGTATTTGCTTTGATATTGTTATCCTTTTACCATCCGTTTTTTATTGCTTTCGGAATTTTGCTATTAATTCTTATCTATATCGTATTTAAGTTCACGGCTAAAAAAGGTATGGACACAAGTCTTATGGAATCCAAAAATAAATATAAGGTCGCCCATTGGATACAAGAAGTCGCAAGGGCTGTAGTCAGCTTCAAACTTTCTGGTAAGACCAGCTTAGCTATTGAAAAAAACGATGAATTGGTAAACGAATATCTGGTGGCAAGAGAAAGTCATTTTAGAATTTTAGTTATTCAATTTATTCAAATGATAGGCTTTAAGGTTATAGTTACGGCTGGTTTGTTATTGATTGGTGGATTATTGGTTTTAAATCAAGAAATGAATATCGGTCAATTCGTTGCTGCAGAAATTATAATTCTTCTCGTCATTGCATCAGTTGAAAAACTCATTTTAGGTTTGGAGTCCTTTTATGATGTACTTACCTCTTTAGAGAAAATGGGTCAGGTTGTGGATAAGGAATTGGAAATGCAAGAAGGAGATAAACCAGAATTCAAAAACGACTTTAATATTGAATTGGATAATGTGTCTTATAAGGTACCAGATAAAGATGATGCGATCATTAAAGATGTCTCATTGGTCATTAAACCAAAGAGCCGACTATTGGTAAAAGGCGAAAGTGGTTCGGGTAAATCGAGTTTACTCCGTTTAATTGGTGGAATCATAGAGCCTACATATGGAAAAGTATATTTAGATAAATTTATGTTACGCAACGTTAATCTCAACCATTATCGAAGTCACTTAGGATTATCTCTAGCGGATGAAACGCCTTTTGAAGGTACCATCAGGGAAAACATAACTTTTGGAAATCCAGATGTCTCAGATGAGCAATTAATGTGGGCCATCGAGAATGTTGGACTGTATCAATTTATTAAGGAAAGTTCTAAAGGCCTCAATACCATATTATATCCAGAGGGTAAGCAGATTTCATTTACAATTGCTAAAAAAATTGTATTGGCCAGAGCTATAGTAAACAAACCAAAGGTGCTTATTTTAGAAGATCCATTAGAGCATTTTGAGGCAAAAGAAGTCAAGAAAATCATTTCGTTCTTAACCAGTGATGACAATCCTTGGGCTCTAGTTGTTGTAAGTATGAGTAATGATTGGTCACAAAGTTGTACTCAAGTGGTGACCCTTAAAAAAGGTGAAATTATTTAA
- a CDS encoding right-handed parallel beta-helix repeat-containing protein — protein MKKIVLSILCLFTVVLTYAQQEFHVFPENHSETPGTQIGNGSLQNPWDLQTALSQKSKVVNGGDTIWLHKGIYNGRFSSTLNSTIEDKYITVSAYKDDKVVLNGNVESSQDQTLNVRSTRVIFQNFEVTWLGEFTRQIDRNGGITKFVAGVNHLSGKNCKFINLMIYNNPGLGFGSWKHTGGTLIANCIVFNNGALSSDGKGRGEGFYVQNNSDTETRILKDNIIFNNYYKGIEVWSASKHATSEWVKNISLDNNVIFNSGLPSNYRTVDNIIVATDDREGINIAENITVKNNILYHNTNFKKNEVNGDAASLTIGFHKKAPVENVVVENNIIIGRNNAFRILYANSLTVTNNTVYTGYVHLFSLNTERWNFDNNQYYTKKSKAFRRSNTENYNIKNWNSQFNLDANSQWKPIKEFDLDPVLDITENTYKPNTFRVVLFNKNNEDIIVDFSKYGLKEGTNFIIRDVENYDEVLRTGRIDGMSQISFPMTLNGGNPNKTLNNFGVFLIEFQEDETTEAQKDGFFKKFFRFLGF, from the coding sequence ATGAAGAAAATAGTATTGTCAATTCTATGCCTATTTACAGTTGTTCTAACTTATGCACAACAAGAGTTCCACGTGTTTCCAGAAAACCATTCTGAAACGCCTGGTACTCAAATCGGAAATGGTAGTTTACAAAATCCTTGGGATTTACAGACAGCATTGAGCCAGAAATCCAAGGTTGTTAATGGAGGCGATACCATTTGGTTACACAAAGGTATTTACAATGGCCGTTTTTCGAGCACTCTAAACAGTACTATAGAGGATAAATATATAACGGTAAGTGCTTATAAAGATGATAAAGTGGTGCTTAATGGTAACGTGGAGTCTTCACAAGATCAAACCTTAAATGTTCGGAGTACTCGTGTAATATTTCAAAATTTTGAGGTTACATGGTTAGGTGAATTTACAAGGCAAATTGATAGAAATGGTGGCATTACAAAATTCGTTGCAGGTGTAAATCATTTAAGTGGTAAAAATTGCAAGTTCATTAATTTAATGATTTATAATAATCCAGGTCTTGGTTTTGGTTCCTGGAAACATACGGGAGGCACCTTAATTGCTAATTGTATTGTTTTCAATAATGGGGCACTTAGTTCAGATGGAAAAGGTAGAGGCGAAGGTTTTTATGTTCAAAATAATAGTGATACCGAAACACGCATATTAAAGGATAATATAATTTTTAACAACTATTATAAGGGCATAGAAGTTTGGTCTGCATCTAAACACGCAACGTCCGAATGGGTAAAGAATATAAGTTTAGATAACAATGTGATTTTTAATAGCGGATTACCTTCCAATTACCGAACGGTTGATAACATTATCGTCGCTACAGACGATAGGGAAGGTATCAATATTGCTGAAAACATTACCGTAAAAAATAACATATTATATCATAATACTAACTTTAAAAAAAATGAAGTTAATGGTGATGCCGCGTCATTAACCATTGGATTTCACAAAAAAGCACCAGTTGAAAATGTTGTTGTAGAGAACAATATTATTATTGGAAGAAATAATGCATTTCGGATTTTATATGCCAACTCATTAACTGTTACTAATAATACGGTTTACACAGGGTATGTGCATTTATTTAGCCTAAATACAGAACGTTGGAATTTTGATAACAATCAATATTACACAAAAAAGAGTAAAGCATTTAGACGTTCCAATACCGAAAATTATAATATTAAGAACTGGAATTCCCAGTTTAATTTAGATGCCAACAGTCAATGGAAACCTATAAAAGAATTTGATTTAGACCCTGTTTTAGATATTACTGAAAATACTTATAAACCAAATACTTTTAGAGTGGTATTGTTTAACAAAAATAATGAGGATATTATTGTCGATTTTTCTAAATATGGATTAAAAGAAGGAACAAATTTCATCATTAGAGATGTAGAGAATTACGATGAGGTTTTAAGAACAGGAAGAATTGATGGTATGTCTCAAATCTCATTTCCTATGACATTAAATGGAGGGAATCCCAATAAAACTCTAAATAATTTTGGAGTATTTCTTATCGAATTCCAAGAAGATGAAACTACAGAAGCACAAAAAGATGGTTTTTTTAAAAAATTCTTTCGTTTTCTTGGATTTTAG
- a CDS encoding TolC family protein, whose product MRFIVTIVLIGFSYIGFSQTEDLSNRLRFDEYLGYVKKFHPIVKQAELVIDESQAKLMKSRGAFDPKIEVDYGRKQFKNTEYYDKLNGIFKIPTWFGVELKAVFEENSGDYLNPENFVPEDGLYSAGVSVPLGQGLLINNRMAALKQAKLFREQAKADRDLYVNNILFEASLVYFEWLQAYNELKLFENILTNAQQRYDGVQKGVEVGENAEIDATEARIAVNNRKLGLEQSKVKLIKAALELSNFLWLDNNVPVELQPNVIPDINSEPIIDATFNINQLRSDDVVLENHPKMVSLGYKLEGLEVDTRLKANKLLPRIDVEYNFLTETPEVVRTLNTAEYKGGVNLSFPLFLRKERGDLKLAKLKLQDTEYERDATRVNLQNKINALRQELESYSAQNEITTEMVSDYQQMLLAEERKFELGESSLFLVNSRESKLIDGQLKAIEIQNKFFSTKAKLFNSLAVNPDL is encoded by the coding sequence ATGAGATTCATAGTTACAATAGTTCTTATAGGCTTTAGTTATATTGGGTTTTCTCAAACGGAGGACTTATCTAATAGGCTTCGTTTTGATGAATACTTAGGATACGTTAAAAAATTCCACCCGATTGTGAAGCAAGCAGAATTGGTGATTGATGAAAGTCAGGCCAAATTGATGAAATCCCGTGGAGCTTTCGATCCAAAGATTGAAGTTGATTACGGTAGAAAGCAATTCAAAAACACGGAATATTATGATAAACTTAATGGAATCTTTAAAATTCCGACTTGGTTTGGCGTAGAATTAAAAGCAGTGTTTGAAGAAAACTCTGGAGACTATTTAAATCCTGAAAATTTTGTACCAGAAGATGGTTTGTACAGCGCAGGTGTTTCTGTGCCTCTAGGTCAAGGATTGTTGATTAATAATCGAATGGCAGCATTAAAACAAGCCAAGTTATTTAGGGAACAAGCCAAAGCAGATCGCGATTTATACGTCAACAACATATTGTTTGAAGCGTCTTTGGTGTATTTCGAATGGTTACAAGCGTATAATGAACTGAAGCTATTTGAAAATATTTTGACCAATGCCCAACAACGTTATGATGGCGTGCAAAAAGGTGTTGAGGTTGGTGAGAATGCTGAAATTGATGCTACCGAAGCCAGAATTGCAGTCAACAATAGAAAATTGGGTTTAGAGCAATCTAAGGTGAAATTGATAAAAGCAGCTTTGGAACTGTCTAATTTTTTATGGTTGGACAATAATGTTCCAGTTGAGTTACAGCCCAATGTGATTCCTGACATAAATTCAGAACCAATTATAGATGCTACTTTTAATATCAATCAATTACGGAGTGATGACGTTGTGTTAGAAAACCATCCAAAAATGGTGTCCTTAGGTTATAAGTTAGAAGGTTTAGAAGTGGATACAAGATTAAAGGCGAATAAATTGTTACCGAGAATTGATGTGGAATATAATTTCTTAACTGAAACGCCAGAAGTCGTCAGAACACTTAATACTGCGGAATATAAAGGAGGCGTAAATCTAAGTTTTCCATTGTTTTTAAGAAAAGAACGTGGCGATTTAAAGCTAGCAAAACTAAAATTACAAGACACGGAATACGAACGCGATGCCACGCGTGTTAATCTTCAAAATAAAATCAATGCTTTAAGACAAGAATTGGAATCTTATAGTGCACAAAATGAAATTACAACAGAAATGGTGTCGGATTATCAGCAAATGCTACTTGCAGAAGAACGAAAATTTGAGCTAGGGGAAAGTTCGCTGTTTTTGGTAAACTCTAGAGAATCGAAATTGATTGACGGACAATTAAAAGCTATAGAAATACAGAATAAATTTTTTAGTACCAAGGCGAAGTTATTTAATAGTTTGGCAGTGAATCCGGATTTGTAA
- a CDS encoding HlyD family secretion protein, protein MLNISHNQLHKSVDISDSKSGKRVFHGRYYMYFNRFLGAFAIIGIIILFLPWTQNITGRGNVTTLTPDQRPQTIQSPIPGRIEIWLVREGDFVAKGDTIMKISEIKSEYFDPNLVERTAQQRDAKSQSVGSYEEKVKALNRQIDALANERGLKLEQAKNKLLQAKLKVQSDSIDFEAAKTNKQIAERQFDRTVTLQEEGFKATKDVEDKRLKLQETEAKLISQENKLLASKNEVLNAQFEISRVNAEYSDKISKAQSDKFTAQSSQFDTEAQVSKLDNEYSNYKMRNDLLFITAPYDGYINKAIRGGVGQTFKEGEALVGIMPAEVDLAVETFVEPIDLPLLNLGEKVRVQFDGWPAIVFSGWPNVSYGTYGAKVVAVENFISDNGKFRVLLAPDEEAEKWPEAIRAGSGAYTMALLDDVPIWFELWRKLNGFPPNYYQPEGATAKKK, encoded by the coding sequence ATGCTAAATATATCTCATAATCAATTACATAAATCGGTGGATATCTCGGATTCCAAATCAGGAAAACGCGTATTTCACGGACGATACTATATGTATTTCAATCGTTTCTTAGGAGCGTTTGCCATCATCGGAATCATCATTCTATTTCTACCTTGGACGCAAAACATAACAGGGAGAGGTAACGTAACCACGTTGACGCCAGACCAAAGACCACAAACCATTCAATCTCCAATTCCTGGTAGAATAGAGATTTGGTTGGTTAGGGAAGGTGATTTTGTTGCTAAAGGTGATACGATTATGAAAATCTCAGAAATTAAAAGCGAATATTTTGATCCTAATTTGGTGGAGCGTACCGCTCAGCAACGTGATGCTAAATCACAATCCGTAGGTTCTTATGAAGAAAAAGTAAAAGCACTAAACCGACAAATTGATGCCTTAGCCAATGAGCGTGGTCTGAAGTTAGAGCAAGCGAAAAATAAATTGCTTCAAGCGAAACTTAAGGTGCAAAGTGATAGCATTGATTTTGAAGCAGCCAAGACCAATAAGCAAATTGCAGAACGTCAATTTGACCGTACAGTAACATTACAAGAAGAAGGTTTTAAAGCCACAAAGGATGTTGAGGACAAGCGATTAAAACTTCAGGAAACAGAAGCAAAATTAATATCACAGGAAAATAAATTATTAGCGAGCAAGAACGAGGTACTCAATGCGCAATTCGAAATTTCGAGAGTCAATGCTGAATATTCTGATAAGATTTCCAAAGCGCAAAGTGATAAGTTTACAGCACAATCGAGTCAGTTTGATACCGAAGCCCAAGTATCTAAATTAGACAATGAATATTCTAATTACAAAATGCGAAACGATTTACTATTTATTACGGCGCCTTACGATGGTTACATTAATAAAGCGATAAGAGGAGGCGTAGGGCAAACCTTTAAGGAAGGTGAAGCATTGGTCGGCATCATGCCAGCTGAGGTGGATTTGGCTGTAGAAACTTTTGTAGAACCTATTGATTTGCCTTTATTAAATTTAGGAGAAAAAGTGCGCGTGCAATTCGATGGTTGGCCTGCTATCGTTTTCAGTGGTTGGCCAAATGTGTCTTACGGAACTTATGGTGCCAAAGTGGTGGCTGTAGAAAATTTTATTAGCGACAACGGTAAGTTTAGAGTGCTTCTAGCACCAGATGAAGAAGCCGAAAAATGGCCAGAAGCAATTAGAGCTGGATCAGGTGCCTACACTATGGCGTTATTGGATGATGTACCAATTTGGTTCGAGTTATGGCGAAAATTGAATGGATTCCCACCTAATTATTATCAACCTGAAGGCGCAACCGCTAAAAAGAAATAA
- a CDS encoding UDP-N-acetylmuramate--L-alanine ligase — MNVHFIAIGGAAMHNLALALHNKGYKVTGSDDEIFNPSKSRLEAKGLLPESFGWFPEKITSSLDAIVLGMHAKADNPELLKAQEIGLKIYSYPEFLYEQSKHKTRVVIGGSHGKTTITSMILHVLHYHDRDVDYMVGAQLEGFDVMVKLTEDNDFMVLEGDEYLSSPIDRRPKFHLYKPNIALLSGIAWDHINVFPTYENYVEQFSIFVDSIVTGGSINYNEEDAEVKRVVEASENQIRKIAYKTPEYSVENGETLLETPEGPMPIEVFGAHNLNNLAGAKWICQHMGIDEDDFYEAISTFKGASKRLEKIAESKTSVAYKDFAHSPSKVEATTKAVKEQYSDRTLVACLELHTYSSLNAEFLKEYKGALDAADVAVVFYSPHAVEIKKLEEVTKEQIANAFERDDLIIYTNPDEFKDFLFSQDFLNKSLLLMSSGNYGGLDFGEVTKLF; from the coding sequence ATGAACGTACATTTTATAGCCATTGGTGGTGCCGCAATGCACAATTTAGCCTTAGCACTTCACAATAAAGGTTACAAAGTCACTGGTAGTGACGACGAAATTTTCAATCCTTCAAAATCGCGATTGGAAGCTAAAGGCTTATTACCAGAGTCATTTGGATGGTTTCCTGAAAAAATCACGTCTTCTTTAGATGCCATAGTTTTGGGAATGCATGCTAAAGCTGATAATCCTGAATTGTTAAAAGCCCAAGAAATCGGCTTAAAAATCTACAGTTATCCTGAATTTCTTTACGAACAATCCAAACATAAAACACGGGTTGTTATTGGCGGAAGCCACGGAAAAACGACGATTACCTCAATGATTTTGCATGTGCTGCATTATCATGATAGAGATGTGGATTATATGGTTGGCGCACAGCTCGAAGGTTTTGATGTCATGGTAAAACTGACTGAAGATAATGATTTTATGGTGTTGGAAGGCGATGAGTATTTAAGTTCTCCAATTGATAGGCGGCCAAAATTTCATTTGTACAAACCTAATATTGCCTTGTTAAGTGGCATTGCTTGGGACCATATCAATGTATTTCCAACTTATGAAAACTATGTGGAACAGTTTAGCATTTTTGTGGATTCTATAGTTACAGGTGGAAGTATCAATTATAATGAAGAAGATGCTGAAGTAAAACGCGTAGTGGAAGCCTCCGAAAATCAGATTCGGAAGATTGCCTATAAAACTCCAGAATATTCGGTCGAAAATGGCGAGACCTTATTGGAAACTCCAGAAGGTCCAATGCCTATCGAAGTATTTGGTGCTCACAACTTAAATAACTTAGCTGGTGCCAAATGGATTTGCCAACATATGGGAATTGATGAAGACGATTTTTACGAAGCCATTTCTACGTTTAAAGGTGCAAGCAAACGGCTCGAAAAAATTGCCGAATCTAAAACAAGCGTCGCTTATAAAGATTTTGCACACTCGCCAAGTAAAGTAGAAGCGACAACCAAAGCGGTCAAGGAGCAATACAGCGACCGAACTTTAGTCGCTTGTTTGGAATTACATACGTATAGTAGTCTTAATGCGGAATTCTTAAAAGAATACAAAGGTGCATTGGACGCAGCAGATGTCGCCGTGGTATTTTATTCGCCACACGCTGTGGAAATTAAAAAATTAGAAGAAGTTACTAAAGAACAAATTGCTAATGCGTTTGAACGCGATGATTTGATTATTTACACCAATCCAGATGAATTTAAAGACTTTTTGTTCTCGCAGGATTTTCTAAATAAGTCGTTATTGTTAATGAGTTCTGGTAATTATGGTGGTTTGGATTTTGGGGAGGTGACAAAACTGTTTTAA
- a CDS encoding tRNA dihydrouridine synthase yields MPLTLLSSPLQGFTDFRFRNAFNHFFGGIDTFYAPYIRFNKKLIIKNSYQTDLQIENNTELEVIPQIMTNSADEFLFVVDYIQELGYKELNWNLGCPYPMVTNRGMGSGLICDPEKINHILERVHKETDITVSMKMRMGYENPDEILHTFPILDAYPLKNIAIHARIGKQLYKGDVDLDAFQRCIDSTKHKLYYNGDITSVIKLKEMQMRFPSIDHFMIGRGLIADPFLPSMIKNDTITYPENRWDIFREFHDTIYQQYDAVLSGPTPIKMKMQGFWEFFAQSFSNPQKTFKKIKKANKPRAYQQAVAEILRNG; encoded by the coding sequence ATGCCATTAACACTATTATCTTCGCCTTTGCAAGGGTTTACGGACTTCCGATTTCGGAATGCCTTTAACCATTTTTTTGGAGGTATCGATACGTTTTATGCACCTTATATTCGGTTCAACAAAAAACTCATAATTAAAAATTCTTACCAAACAGACTTACAAATCGAGAATAATACAGAGCTCGAAGTAATTCCACAAATTATGACCAATAGTGCTGATGAGTTTCTGTTTGTAGTCGATTATATCCAAGAATTGGGTTACAAGGAACTCAACTGGAATTTAGGTTGCCCTTATCCAATGGTTACCAATCGTGGTATGGGTTCTGGATTGATTTGTGATCCGGAAAAAATCAATCATATTTTAGAGCGTGTTCATAAAGAAACAGATATAACGGTTTCTATGAAAATGCGCATGGGCTATGAGAACCCTGATGAAATTTTACACACCTTCCCTATTTTAGATGCTTATCCCCTTAAAAATATTGCCATACATGCGCGTATAGGGAAACAACTTTATAAGGGAGACGTTGACCTTGACGCTTTTCAACGTTGTATTGACAGTACAAAGCATAAATTATATTACAATGGTGATATTACCTCTGTAATTAAGCTCAAAGAGATGCAAATGCGCTTCCCAAGCATCGATCATTTTATGATTGGTAGAGGGTTGATTGCCGATCCATTTTTACCAAGTATGATTAAAAACGATACTATTACATATCCAGAAAACCGATGGGACATTTTTAGAGAATTTCACGATACTATATATCAGCAATACGATGCAGTATTGTCTGGTCCAACACCTATAAAAATGAAAATGCAAGGGTTTTGGGAATTCTTTGCGCAGTCGTTTTCAAATCCACAGAAAACCTTTAAGAAAATTAAAAAAGCGAACAAACCAAGAGCTTATCAACAAGCTGTTGCTGAAATTTTGCGGAATGGGTAG
- a CDS encoding immunity 53 family protein has protein sequence MEILEWIQDWFKANADGEWEKGDAIQITTLDSPLGWDVEIDISNTSIANLEIKWILNENGKQDWYGVKIENQKFRAAGDAGKLIFLLNLFREMIEKIENE, from the coding sequence ATGGAAATTTTAGAATGGATACAAGATTGGTTTAAAGCGAATGCTGACGGCGAATGGGAAAAGGGTGATGCCATTCAGATAACCACATTGGACAGCCCATTAGGTTGGGATGTTGAAATTGATATCTCAAATACGTCTATTGCCAATCTCGAAATCAAATGGATCCTCAATGAAAATGGGAAACAAGATTGGTATGGTGTCAAAATAGAAAATCAAAAATTCAGAGCCGCTGGTGATGCAGGAAAACTGATTTTTCTGTTGAATCTGTTTCGGGAAATGATTGAGAAGATTGAGAATGAATAA
- a CDS encoding PLP-dependent aminotransferase family protein yields the protein MENNKILKYLNDVLKNMPKDWLNLTTHRLDIYNEKLAKSQFLDQFETLYQNNNSQTSALHNLPTAYDYIRLGHPLSSILEWTIANINGLKSEQVISFSSQTIPILAILRRNLFDNKKTQILYTDHLPEYFDAELIKSVYGYDFQLIKTDDADAILEFEGSTIFMSQLNRIETINRNINIDFYIHLYEDLGSILVVNGAKNDSYISAIQHVRRRETIAMTPSNCLLALEALTHQSSFSPQKSNLKANKTSVLNSIKDITGVTTQPLVGSSGLSIQYAIMMGLIHDAQQNHSGKAIKFIVPTNCYGGTNDQARRVAACTDNVDIVDLEVDGDNDMVKSINTVLAKIALDDAVPYIIAEIPTNPRVEVPDLQQLKAVLSQERQAANGTMAIDPVFILDQTFCPNVNFLGEGEILSTVRTISYASGSKFPSGGKCTAGYGVANTKAAPLMDKIALHLELCDNEATDLQYEILAQQMPSMNQRIVDAYKNTRDFVNFIHKVLPDAKINFVSEELAEQGFTPSVFSLDLPTKGHTAQEKETYKRALNHKLINLMITKIPNESKYCVSYGQLKGCYWTIPATSTQGTTKEGDKDYIARVSISPDMDLEKHKEVFLEFVESI from the coding sequence ATGGAAAACAATAAAATACTAAAATATTTAAATGACGTTTTAAAAAACATGCCCAAAGATTGGCTAAACCTTACCACGCATCGCTTAGATATTTACAATGAAAAATTAGCTAAATCACAGTTTTTAGATCAGTTTGAAACCTTATATCAAAACAATAACTCTCAAACTTCAGCACTCCATAATTTACCAACGGCTTACGATTATATTCGTTTAGGCCATCCTTTATCTTCCATTTTAGAATGGACCATTGCAAACATAAATGGTCTGAAATCAGAACAAGTGATTAGTTTTTCGTCACAAACGATTCCTATTTTGGCAATTCTTCGACGAAATTTATTCGACAACAAAAAAACCCAAATCTTATACACAGATCACTTACCAGAATATTTTGATGCTGAATTAATAAAGTCCGTTTATGGTTATGATTTCCAATTAATTAAAACCGATGATGCAGATGCTATCTTAGAATTTGAAGGCAGCACTATTTTTATGTCGCAACTGAACCGAATCGAGACCATTAATCGAAATATAAATATTGATTTCTATATTCATCTTTATGAGGATCTAGGCAGCATATTAGTAGTTAACGGTGCTAAAAACGACAGTTACATTTCAGCAATTCAACATGTACGACGGCGGGAAACCATTGCGATGACACCTTCTAATTGTTTGTTGGCATTAGAAGCATTGACGCACCAATCTTCTTTTAGTCCTCAAAAAAGTAATCTTAAAGCCAATAAAACATCAGTCTTAAATTCTATCAAAGACATTACTGGCGTAACCACTCAACCGCTCGTTGGTTCAAGTGGACTCTCTATTCAGTATGCGATTATGATGGGCTTAATTCATGATGCCCAGCAAAACCACAGCGGTAAAGCGATTAAATTTATTGTACCCACCAATTGTTATGGTGGCACCAATGACCAAGCCAGACGCGTTGCTGCTTGTACGGACAATGTTGATATTGTGGATTTAGAAGTGGATGGCGATAATGATATGGTTAAGAGTATTAACACCGTTTTAGCTAAAATTGCGCTCGACGATGCCGTTCCTTATATCATTGCGGAAATTCCGACCAATCCAAGAGTTGAAGTTCCAGATTTGCAACAACTAAAAGCGGTTTTAAGTCAAGAGCGTCAAGCAGCAAATGGTACTATGGCCATTGATCCCGTTTTTATTTTAGACCAAACTTTTTGTCCTAATGTTAACTTTCTAGGAGAAGGTGAAATACTTTCAACTGTGAGAACTATTTCTTATGCCAGTGGTTCAAAATTTCCGAGCGGAGGAAAATGTACTGCTGGTTATGGCGTTGCCAATACAAAAGCAGCACCTCTGATGGACAAGATAGCACTGCATTTAGAGCTATGCGATAATGAAGCAACAGATCTTCAATACGAAATCTTAGCGCAGCAAATGCCGTCAATGAATCAAAGGATTGTGGACGCTTATAAGAATACTAGAGACTTCGTCAACTTTATCCATAAGGTATTGCCTGATGCGAAAATTAATTTTGTTTCCGAAGAACTCGCCGAACAAGGGTTCACACCTTCTGTATTTTCATTAGATCTTCCTACCAAAGGCCACACAGCTCAGGAAAAAGAAACCTACAAAAGAGCCTTAAATCATAAATTAATCAATTTAATGATTACCAAAATCCCAAATGAAAGTAAGTACTGTGTAAGTTATGGACAGTTAAAAGGGTGTTATTGGACGATTCCCGCCACCTCAACCCAAGGTACCACAAAAGAAGGTGATAAAGATTATATTGCACGCGTTTCAATCTCACCAGATATGGATTTGGAAAAGCATAAGGAAGTGTTCTTGGAGTTTGTTGAGAGCATTTAA